One region of Salvia miltiorrhiza cultivar Shanhuang (shh) chromosome 3, IMPLAD_Smil_shh, whole genome shotgun sequence genomic DNA includes:
- the LOC131016663 gene encoding scarecrow-like protein 9: MDPRFHRIFNGVGLGNQSIAGYANGRIGNGARFGISYPDPELVNEHRNEGSSFQEHCVGGVHLVLDQPFSNRNGEGPVSSSLVDIDDDCDFSDAVLRYIDQILMEEDMEDKSHMLQESLDLQAKERSFYEVLGKKYPPSPLQESGAVSRECGDDSNPNVSCFNSKTSSSDGSGYLIDIVDPSWMIKTHTDHDASISDRAKSSICSSSNSLNNLFVDGWFSDSPVSPLQVRDIYNESQLVWNFKRGVDEASRFLPAGKNLLVNAGVNTLATKDTREGEIESRSIAERQLPSGSRGKKSRSTVDVDLEEERSSKLPAVYAESDSDVPVDEFDDVLLSTMGDRGEKFAAYREVLQNASSKGSQQNGQTKRASGGRGRAKKQNKKKEVIDLRTLLINCAQAVAADDRRSASELLKQIRQHASPYGEGNQRLAHYFADGLEARMAGTGSQIHKAFVNKKTSAADYLKAYYTYLASSPFKKISNFTSNKTIMFTSIKAARVHVIDFGILYGFQWPTLIQRIAERDGGPPMLRITGIDFPQPGFRPAEKIEETGRRLARYAKQFKVPFEYNAIAKKWENIKIEDLKIEKGEFLIVNSMYRAKNLLDETVLAESSRTMVLNLIRKVNPDLFIHGIVNGAYSAPFFVTRFREVLFHFSALFDMLETNVPRDQPERMLIERDIFGSEALNVIACEGWERVERPETYKQWQVRHLRAGFAQVPLNQWIMERAIYKVRTHYHKDFVIDEDSQWMLMGWKGRIIYAISCWKPV; this comes from the coding sequence ATGGATCCACGTTTTCATAGAATCTTTAATGGAGTTGGGTTGGGGAATCAATCAATTGCCGGATATGCAAATGGGAGAATTGGGAATGGAGCTCGATTTGGGATTAGTTACCCAGATCCGGAATTAGTGAATGAGCATAGAAATGAGGGTTCCTCATTTCAAGAGCATTGTGTTGGGGGTGTGCATTTGGTCCTAGACCAGCCCTTCTCGAACAGGAACGGGGAGGGGCCCGTTTCCAGCTCGCTTGTGGATATTGACGATGATTGTGATTTCTCTGATGCTGTCCTGAGGTACATTGATCAGATACTGATGGAGGAGGACATGGAGGACAAGTCGCACATGCTTCAGGAGTCATTGGATTTGCAGGCGAAGGAGCGGTCCTTCTACGAGGTTCTTGGGAAGAAGTACCCACCCTCTCCTCTGCAAGAATCAGGGGCCGTTAGTCGTGAGTGTGGAGATGATAGTAACCCTAATGTTAGTTGCTTTAACTCTAAAACTAGTAGTAGTGATGGTAGTGGATACCTAATTGACATTGTTGATCCGAGTTGGATGATCAAAACTCATACAGATCATGATGCCAGCATATCAGATCGTGCCAAGTCATCCATTTGCTCATCATCGAATAGCTTGAACAATCTTTTTGTAGATGGGTGGTTTTCTGACTCTCCGGTGAGCCCCCTTCAAGTACGTGATATTTACAATGAGAGCCAGCTTGTGTGGAATTTTAAAAGAGGGGTTGATGAAGCTAGCAGGTTCCTTCCTGCTGGGAAAAATTTGTTGGTAAATGCCGGTGTGAACACCTTAGCCACTAAGGATACGAGGGAAGGGGAGATTGAGTCGAGGAGTATTGCGGAGAGGCAGTTACCTTCTGGATCACGGGGCAAGAAGAGTCGTTCTACAGTGGACGTAGAtttggaagaagagagaagtagtAAACTGCCGGCTGTTTATGCAGAATCGGACTCAGATGTTCCCGTGGATGAATTTGATGATGTCTTGCTTTCAACGATGGGGGATCGTGGGGAGAAGTTTGCAGCTTACCGAGAAGTTCTGCAGAATGCATCAAGCAAGGGGAGTCAACAGAACGGGCAGACAAAACGGGCTAGTGGCGGGAGGGGCCGTGCTAAGAAACAGAACAAGAAAAAGGAAGTGATAGACTTGAGAACCCTTTTGATAAATTGTGCACAAGCTGTTGCTGCTGATGATCGTCGGAGTGCCAGTGAATTGCTGAAACAGATCAGGCAGCATGCCTCTCCTTACGGCGAAGGGAACCAGAGGCTAGCTCATTATTTCGCTGATGGCCTCGAAGCACGTATGGCTGGAACTGGTAGCCAGATTCATAAAGCCTTTGTTAACAAGAAAACAAGTGCAGCTGATTACTTGAAAGCTTACTATACTTACCTAGCATCGTCTCCATTCAAGAAGATCTCAAATTTTACCTCAAACAAGACAATCATGTTTACGTCGATAAAAGCAGCACGCGTGCATGTTATAGATTTTGGGATCCTCTACGGCTTCCAGTGGCCGACCTTGATCCAGCGGATAGCTGAAAGAGATGGCGGTCCTCCAATGCTTCGGATCACTGGCATAGACTTCCCACAACCCGGCTTCCGACCAGCAGAGAAGATTGAGGAGACAGGGCGTAGATTGGCCCGTTATGCCAAACAGTTCAAGGTGCCATTTGAGTACAATGCTATAGCTAAGAAGTGGGAAAACATCAAAATAGAAGACCTCAAGATTGAGAAGGGCGAATTTTTGATAGTAAATAGTATGTATCGGGCCAAGAACTTACTCGATGAGACGGTCCTGGCTGAGAGCTCAAGAACTATGGTTCTTAACCTAATTAGGAAGGTCAATCCGGACCTTTTCATACACGGGATAGTCAATGGGGCTTATAGTGCACCGTTCTTTGTCACTCGTTTCCGGGAGGTTTTGTTCCACTTTTCAGCTCTATTCGACATGCTGGAAACGAATGTACCTAGGGACCAGCCGGAGAGGATGCTTATTGAGAGGGACATCTTTGGAAGCGAGGCATTGAATGTCATAGCTTGTGAGGGCTGGGAGAGAGTCGAGAGGCCCGAAACATATAAGCAGTGGCAAGTACGTCACTTGAGGGCGGGCTTTGCGCAAGTGCCTCTCAATCAGTGGATCATGGAGAGGGCAATCTACAAGGTGAGAACACACTACCACAAAGATTTTGTCATTGATGAAGATAGTCAGTGGATGTTGATGGGGTGGAAAGGCCGGATAATCTACGCCATATCGTGTTGGAAGCCCGTTTAA
- the LOC131018791 gene encoding zinc finger BED domain-containing protein RICESLEEPER 2-like encodes MENSNLIENTPQEDEIMVEENEVEKEVVDINDDKDDNTIEGDDGEEDKEEGDDGTTKLQCIHCKTFLAKTPTGTTSHLWNHLKRCLQKKLHLKKQKTLQFQPVKSKFEMNPLSDGRYDHMKQREAVAHWILMGEQPFNAVENDGYTFIMSMNQPQFEKISRATAKKDVINVYNIEKKKMQLTLKDINKISLTTDIWKSKVQKISYMCVTGHFVDSEWQLQKRLLSFIPLPPPHGGVDIYDGLIKCTKDWGIEHKVFTISVDNASNNDVAIRIAKETFSRSRKLPLEGQLFYVRCTAHILNLVVQDGLLAIKKIIEDVKNSVRFINQSESRLNKFSDVVHHLGISVKRLIIDCPTRWNSTYEMLLEAYRVRDAFPIFQQREPSYRCCPSILDWMKVKDVVDILEENHVDEFIKVMIKKMKEKFDKYWGSCNLLMAIGAILDPRFKMRLVDFAFHKIYNEIDARANIMKVRDALYNLYFEYVEVDNAKSQKGTTSERCSATCTSSTSQGKLVPSGLSMFDEYLDTVEVNGPLKSELDIYLDEGVVRSQDGDGAVSSEFDALACL; translated from the exons ATGGAGAActcaaatttaatagaaaatacACCTCAAGAAGATGAGATTATGGTGGAAGAAAATGAGGTGGAGAAAGAAGTTGTGGATATAAATGATGATAAAGATGATAATACAATAGAAGGAGATGATGGAGAGGAAGATAAAGAAGAAG GAGATGATGGAACTACAAAGCTTCAATGCATACATTGCAAGACTTTTCTTGCTAAGACGCCTACTGGCACAACATCTCATCTTTGGAATCACTTGAAGAGGTGTTTGCAAAAGAAGCTTCACTTGAAGAAGCAAAAGACGTTGCAATTTCAGCCTGTGAAATCCAAGTTTGAGATGAATCCTTTATCTGATGGCAGATATGATCACATGAAGCAGAGAGAGGCCGTTGCCCATTGGATTTTAATGGGTGAGCAACCATTTAATGCTGTGGAGAATGATGGTTATACTTTCATAATGAGTATGAACCAACCCCAATTTGAGAAGATTTCTCGTGCCACAGCAAAAAAAGATGTCATTAATGTTTATAACattgagaagaaaaaaatgCAGTTGACATTGAAAGATATCAATAAGATTTCATTGACCACTGACATTTGGAAGTCAAAGGTGCAAAAGATTTCTTATATGTGTGTCACTGGTCACTTTGTTGATTCAGAGTGGCAACTTCAGAAGCGGCTTCTTAGCTTCatacctcttcctcctccacaTGGAG gTGTTGATATCTATGATGGGCTTATAAAGTGCACAAAGGATTGGGGAATAGAGCACAAGGTTTTCACCATCTCTGTGGACAATGCCTCAAACAATGATGTGGCAATTCGAATTGCTAAAGAAACATTCTCTAGGAGCCGTAAATTGCCATTGGAAGGTCAGTTGTTTTATGTTCGGTGTACTGCACATATATTGAATCTCGTTGTTCAAGATGGTCTTCTTGCGATTAAGAAAATCATTGAAGATGTCAAAAATAGCGTGAGATTTATTAACCAATCAGAGTCTAGGTTGAACAAATTCTCTGATGTTGTGCACCACTTAGGAATTTCTGTGAAAAGGTTGATCATTGATTGTCCAACTCGTTGGAATTCTACATATGAGATGTTACTTGAGGCATATAGAGTTAGAGATGCATTTCCTATATTTCAACAAAGAGAGCCTTCATACCGCTGTTGTCCTAGCATTCTTGATTGGATGAAAGTGAAGGATGTTGTTGACATTTTAGAG GAAAATCATGTTGATGAGTTCATTAAAGTAATGATTAaaaagatgaaggaaaaatttGACAAATATTGGGGAAGTTGCAATCTTTTGATGGCTATTGGAGCAATACTTGACCCTAGGTTCAAAATGAGGTTGGTTGATTTTGCTTTCCATAAGATATATAATGAGATTGATGCACGTGCAAATATTATGAAGGTTCGAGATGCATTGTATAACTTATACTTTGAGTATGTTGAAGTTGATAATGCAAAATCTCAGAAGGGTACTACTTCAGAAAGATGTTCTGCTACATGCACAAGCTCCACATCTCAAGGAAAATTAGTGCCTAGTGGTTTGTCTATGTTTGATGAGTATCTAGACACTGTTGAGGTGAATGGTCCTTTGAAATCGGAGTTGGACATTTACTTGGATGAAGGGGTTGTTAGAAGTCAAGATGGGGACGGAGCTGTATCCTCTGAGTTTGATGCATTAGCTTG CTTGTGA